The region CTATGCAGCAATTCATGGAAAAAATGCAACCTTTGGCGTTGGCGCTCTTTGTTGTGTCTGTTACCGTGCTTGGCTTTTTGTTTATGTTAAATAAAATCGAGAAACGAAATGAAGTCGCCATGAATATTTTGGTTGCGGTTAGTATGATATTAGTTATTCCCTCTCTGATGGGGATGATGGATGATTTACTGAATGTTGGATTGAATGAATTGGATGAAAGTGGAACCTTATCTGATGATGTATTAAAGCGAAATATTGCGGATGTGAAATATTATGTGGACAGTGGATTTAATTATGCCAGTGGCTTGGATAAAGATAAAATGGCAGGGAATGAAAACTTATTACCACATCCACCGCACCCGAAAAGTAAAGAGATTGGAACCACAAATTATACGTATGGAAATGAATTAGAAAATCCAGAAACGATTGAAGTCAATGAAAAATTAAATGTTTATGAAGATGATGGATGGTTTCCATGGACAACAAAACCATGGGTTAAAGAATTAAAAAGAAAATCCGACAACGGTGGTCTTGGATATGACTTTTTAACGAAGAAATTAATTTCCACCGGAGATGGTGGTACTCGGGTTGTTCAACTTCGAAAAAACACTGTTCCAGCAACGAATCTTGGGCAACAAAGCTATTACCGGTACCATATTAATTGGTTTATCATCATTGCCACACTTTCGGTAACTGCCTTTGCATTGGCAATAACAGTTATCAAAATTGGTCGTGCCATGTTTGATCTGGCGTATCATCAGCTGCATGGAATGTTTACAGCTGCAACAGACTTAACTGGCGGTCAACGCTTGAAAAAAGTATTAACAGAGATTGTCAGTACGTTTGCTGTTATTTTTGTCATGATGGTATTACTGCAAATGTTTATATTCTACGCACAGTGGGCGAACAACATGGAACGTCATATTGGCATTGTCGGTGTGATTCTGTTGTTAATTGCGGGTGCATGGGCGTTAATTGATGCCCCAGACATTATTCAACGTACAATGGGTATTGATGCAGGTTTGCGTTCTGGATACCAAGCTATGATGGGAGGATATGCTGCCGGTAAAATGGTAGGTGCCGGTGGAAAGACAGCAGGTGCAGCTGCCGGCAAAGTAGTAAAAACTGGTGGAAAAACGGCTGGAGGAGCTACTGCTGGTGCTGTTGGTGCATCAAGAGGGTTGAAAAGGAATGACCATATTAAGCCTATCCCTTCCAAAGATGCTGATCCGCAATATAGCCCAAAAGGGGAAGGTTCATTTTCAACTACTGCTGTTGGTGGGGATGCTAGTAATATTCCTATTTCTATACCAAAAACGGACCATTCCAATCCATCACCAACTGCATCGGGAAGTGATGGACGACATAACCAAGTTTTATCACCAGAACAACCTGATAAAAAGTCTGGCTATCTTTATCCAAAAGATCATAAGAAACATACATTGATTGGTGGAAGCAAACCGGTACAACGAGGTAGTCACTTTATGCGAAGGGCTCATAACACTGGTTATGACGTTGGCGAAAAAGTCAGTGACATACGTGCAAGGATAGATAAAGTAAGACAAGGACATAACAATGAAAAGGGGAATGATGAATCATGAAATATGAGATTCCAAAGGAAATAAAAGCAAAACCGAAAATTTTAGGCTTAGAAATGCGAGAGCTAGTCATTATACTGATTAGCTCTCTTTTATTGCTCACCATATTACGTGATTTAGTGCATAGCGTGTTCATGATTCCATATATTGTAGTTGCTGTTATTGGCATGATTTATTTATTTCTGCCATCTGGACAGAATCCGGATAAACGCGTTTATGAGTCCATGATGTTGTGGTTTCGTAATAAAAAAGGAGTCTATCATGCTATTGACCATCACAAAAACCAAAACATAGCTACACATGAAGAGGTACAGTCCACAAGGAGGTCAGATGTATGAGCCATTTAAAAGCAGTACCTGATGAACAAACAGTAGAAAATCCAGCACAAGAGGAAACCGAAACATCACTGAATCAAAAAGAAACATCCAAAAAACCAAAGAAAAAGTGGTTCCAACGAAAACCGAAAAAAACAACCGAAAAAAATCAGCAAAAGAAAAAGAAGGCCCCAAAGCCAAAAGTCTTGCGGCAAACAACGGAAATACTGCCTTTTCTTCAAATACATGATGATTATATCTTAATGAAGCATGGTGTGATGGATATTTTTCAGGTGGAGACTAAAAATATCCATGCACTTAATGATCAAGATATAAATTTTTTATTGTTGAATCGGGCACGATTTTTACGAAGTTATTTTCAGTCTTATAAAGAGGTTATTCTTAACTTCCCCGCAAGCACGGAAAAGCAGCGTCATTATTGGTTGAAAAAGGCAGAGAAGACGGCAAATCCGATACACCTGAAATATATCGAACAAAAGTTATATGAGTTTGATTATGTCGAGGAAGAACGTTCCAATCGGGAGTTCTTCTTTTTTGTTTATGGAAATGATCGAGAAGAATTAACGGACAGAAAAAACGATTGTTTACAAGGGATGAATCAAGCCTTCCCTTTAAGGAAGTTATCCCGTGCTAAAAAGGAACAAGTTTTGTTTCTGTTAAATAATCAAAATACAAAATTGTAATGAAGGGATGAATAGCATGTTTACAAAACAAAAAGCTGCAACCGAAGAAAAGCAGTCTAAAAAACCGGTATTGGATAAAGCGTTTTTAGCTGCTATCCAACCACAGGGTGGTGTTTCCTATAAGGATAAATACATGAAAAAAGGGGATGGTTATGAAGCATGTATTCATGTTTGGGAATATCCACAAAAAGTAGATGTACTTTGGATGGATGAATTAATGTCTATGTATGATGTGACGGTTGTATCAGATATTGCCACGATGAATCAGGAAGATACCGTAAATGCTATTAATAAAAGTATGATGGAACAAGATGTACGTCATAGAACCGCCAAACATGAATCAGACCGGATGGATGCTCAACGAGGATATACGGAAATGGAAGGATTATATGAACAAATAAGTAAGGCTGGGGAAGTTATTAAGTTGATGCATATTCGTTTGTATGTGGCTTCTCCTACAATTTGGGAATTAGAACAAAAAGTAAATCGGACCATGTCAAAGTTGAAATCTATGGGATTTAAAGGACAAATTTTTTTGAATGAGTCTTTTTGGGAATGGCAGTCAATGTTTCTTCCATATGAACGGCAACTTGCTTTTCCGAACAAACGGGAAGGAAAAGGAATGTCTGCCCTTACACTTGCTTCCGGACTTCCTTATCACTTTTCTGAATTGAATGATGAACGTGGAAGTTATTTTGGTACATCCTTTACCGGAGGAAATGTATTATTTGATCTGTTTCACCGGGATAAAATGCGACGTTTTTATAATGCGGTGGTCGTTGGAAAAATGGGTGCCGGTAAATCGACCACTTTGAAAAAATTACTCACGGATAATGCTGCCAGAGGGGATTTTATTCGAGGGTTCGAAATGACTGGTGAATTTAATACGCTTGTCAAAAATCAAGGTGGACATATTGTGAGTTTAGATGGAAGTGATGGAATCATTAATATCCTGCAAATCTTTCGTTCTGACAGAACGGATGAAGAACAAGATGAAAACGATACACCTATAAGCCGGGATATGCCAGCAAAAGAAGCATTAAGTTTTGAAGAGTATGAACGCCTTTGTTTTATGCAACACATTTCCAAAGTGGCTAAGTTTTATGAATTTATGGCAAGTAACCCGGAAACCGGTGAAACGCCTTCAACCGAAGAACTGGATGAATTTAAAAAGGTTCTGCGGCAATTTTATCAATCATTGGGATTTATGGGTAAATTGAAGACAACAGGCGTTACGACACTGCAGAATGATGAATATCCCATTTTTGGTGAATTTCTAACATTTCTTCGAAAACAATTATATGAGGATGTAAAAGATGATGGAAACGAGACACAACGGAATATTCGCAATGAATTGTCTCCGTATCGTGTAAAACGGTTGGAAACCATTGAATTAACGGTTGATAACATGGTTAATACGTATGAGGCCTTATTTAATGGGCATACATCTTTACCAGACATTACAAACGAACAGATCATATTTTTTTCGATTCGCAATCTACGAAAGTTTGAAAAGAATGTGTTCCAGGCTCAAATGTTTAATGCACTAAATTTGATTTGGGATAATTTGATTCAAATTGGTGCACCGCAAAAGCAAAAAATGTATCATGACGATACTTTTTCAGAGGATGATATTACACGATTTCTCATTATGATTGATGAAGCACACCGATTAGTCAATCCGGAAAATATGCTGGCGGTTTCTTATTTAACAGATTTTGCAAGAGAAGCCCGTAAGTTTTTTGGCGGTTTAATTCTTGCCAGTCAGTCGATTCGTGACTTTGTACCAGATCATTCTGATACAGCAGCCGTTACGAAAATCCGTACCTTGTTTGAATTGACACAGTATAAGTTTATCATGCAGCAAGATTCCAATACATTAGACTCCCTGCGTGCTATTTTTGAAGGACAATTAACGGAAAGTGAATTAGATTATGTACCACAGTTGCAGCAAGGAGAATGTGTTTTAAGTATTAGTGGGGTTGGTAATTTAATGTTCTCCATTGAAGCATCTGAACAAGAATTACAGTTGTTTGAAGGGGGACTGTAAAATGTCACAAGAAGATGAAAGGGGCAGCTTAGTAGAACAAGATCCTCAAAAACGAATGTTTAAAAAGCTTATATTTCTTTCCGTCATCGCATCTTTGGTTGTCGTTATGTATGTATGGAAATGGACGGATAAACCGGAAAACCAATCACCGGAGGAAATGTTTGAAACAAGTCAAGCTGCACAGCAATCTCAACAACAAACAACTGGACTTAATGAAGAAAGAATCAATGCAGCATTAAAAGATGATGGCACTCCCAATAAGCAGAATGAACAGCAGGAAACGGAAAAAACATCATCTAATACGCATAATTTAGAAGAAAAGTACCAGCAACAGTACGGAAAACAAACCGTATCAAAGGCAAAAGAGCAGGCTAAAACAGGGCTTGCTCTTTATTTATTGCAAAAGTCGGATTGGGATAAATGGGAAGGGATTGTAACAGATTCTTTTTTGGAAAAAGTGAAAGCTGATATTCAAGCCTTGGAGAACAAATATGTAGAACGAAAGCTAGAAAAAGTGGATTTATTTGCTTCCCAGTATCCAGAGGATAATCACATGTCATTTGGTGCTTTTGCAACATGGCATGTTACCGTTGACGGTCAAACAACCAGTAATCCAATGCAATTGTATTACATTACGCTGCAACCACATGATGGAAAGTGGCTCGTATCAAACATTGTTACGCCAAATCAAAAAGGCATGGAAGGTACCGGAAGGAAAGAGACATCATGAAGCAACTATGGAATGCAGCAAAAAGTATTGCGAAAAAGAAAATCATGTTGTGGGTTCTAAGTTTTATTAGTGCGAATGCCTTAACGATTTTAATAGGCATTTTTTTAATGACGATCCTTCTAGCGATTATTGGGGGAGTAAGTGGTAGTGTTGATCATCAAAAATCAGCACAAGCAAGTGGTACTGCACAATTCATTTGTTCTCCGGCCGGTGAAATCAACATGAAAAAATGGAACAGTATTTTTCAAAATAAAAAACGTTCCGGTGCTTTAAAAGGGTACGGTGATGAAATAGTGAAGCTTTCCAAAAAACGAGGTATTGACCCTGTTTTATTTGCTGCCATTGCCATGCATGAGACAGCTTGGGGCGAATCCCATGCTGTAAAAGCCTACAATAATCCAGGTGGATTAATGAATCCAAACGGTAGTGGGTTGTTACAATTTGACACCATGCAGGAAGGATTAGAGTCTATGGCTCTTACCTTGCATAATCGAATTATTGTAGATGGATTGGTTACGATTGAACAATTAGGAAGTGTATATGCTCCAATTGGTGCAGCGAATGACCCGAATAATTTAAACGCACATTGGGTGCCGACCACAAAAGAAATCGTTAAAAAGTTTGGCGGTTTAACGAAAAATTGTAAGCCTGCAACGGAGGTTGATATGAAAATTATTGGTAATAAATCATGGCTCTCCCCACACACCAAAAATATTACATCCGGATTTGGTTATCGTTCCTGTTATGGATGTTCCTCTTTTCATGGAGGACTGGATGTTGCCAGTGCTGGTATAAGGGGTACACCTATTACCGCATTTGCAGATGGAAAAGTAATTGTTAGTGAAGCAAGTGGAACAACATTCCGTTCGTCAGAATCCAATTTAGGCAGTGGTTATGGATGGCACATGAAGATTAAACATGATAACGGAATGGTTACACATTATGCACATATGAAAGAAAAAGGCGTACCGGTTGGAACCAAGGTTGAAGCTGGTGATGTGATTGGTCGTGTTGGTTCTACGGGTTCTTCAACAGGAGCTCATTTGCACTTTGAGATTATCATAAATGGGGAAAAGGTTAATCCAATGCAATACATCAAACCATTTTTAACAGGAGGTGCTTCAACGTGAAAAAAGCATTAACTCGTGGAAAAGAAAATAAAACGTACTTGGTAATGTTGGTTATTGGTGTACTTTTATTTGGTGTCTTTTTTACATCAGAATCATGGATGTATGATGATACGGTTATTGCACAAACACCATTTCATGAATCTATTGGAGGATTAAATCAAACTACTATTGTACTTAGAAATTGGGAGTACAATCCTGATAATAATTTGATGGAGGTGACCATTGAAACGATGCATACTGGAACAGATGCAGTTGAACCAACCTTTTCATTTGTATCCGAAGGCAAGGATACTGGAAAAACCTATCCTGCACATAAAGTTTTTAAATCGGACAATAAAATGGTTATACAAATTGAAAATGTTCCCGATGATTATCGTGTAATTGGATTGTTTATTACGGAGCATCGTGATGAAGAAATTCTTAAACAAGCGTACAAAGAACAGTTAAATCATGATAATAATGTTGCTACAACAGAAGATGGAAAGATTGATGAGTCTGAACTTCCGGAACCGGAAGAAATTATTCTCGTGGGTGATTATCGTAAAATATCCATCAATAAATCGTTAGTTACGCAAACCGATAAAGCATACAAAAAGGAAACCATTCGTTCAGAAATGGAACGTATTCAAAATCAAATGAAGACACTGGTTGAGGATCGTATTCCATTTCAAAAAGAATTAATCTCCACACTGAAAAAGGAGAAAGGGTCATTTCAAAGGGAAATGAAATTTGAAACAAAGGAAGAAAAGCTGGAGACGGAAAAAGAAATTCAGCAGAAAGAAAATGCCATTCAAGATACCAAAGAAGAAATACAAAAACATCAGGAAAAGATCAAAGAGCTTCGTCAAAAATATCAAAATCGTGAAGATAAGCTGAATGCTTTAACGGTAACAAAGGAAGAAAAAGAACAGCAACGTGAATCAAATAATGATGATTCTAAGACCCAATCGAATAACAAAAATGCTTCCAATGATGGTACAAATAAGAACGAAAAAACATCGAATAATGATTCCAATAATAAAGAAAACTCATCCTCAAAACGTGACAATCGGGATGATAAAAACGATTCTGATAAGAAGAAAAGTAAGTCAAAGAAAAAGGATGACTCTTCTTCCCAAAACGATAATAAAGCGAAAAACAAGGATAATAAGAAGCATTAAACCCTGTATGAAACCTGTATTTCGACCTGTACAAAACCTGTATTTTTAATTAATTTAATGGGGTCACCGGAAAACTAGGCTCTGCCTAGTTACACACGTTATGTGGGTACATTTTCCCCTTATCCTGTTCAACAATCCTTACTCCTTCGAGTAGGGATTGTATATTTTCATAAAGGAGATGTTTTCAAATGGAAGTGAAAATTCGAGACCTGGATATTCGGACTGTTAAAGTATTGGATGATGAAGCAAAAAAACAGAAAGTGTCACGTAATGAATTGTTAAAAAGATACGTTGAAGATCTGGTGATAATTAATGGTGTTAAGCAAGCTGAAAAAGAAGTCGATAGTACCTTAAATAAAGTTGCATCTGCATTAGAGATGACATTCAGCCGATTAGATCAGTTAGAAAAACAAATGGAAAAAATGTTTATTTTATTAAGTGATGTATCTGGACTAGATCCTATGGAAGTAAATCAAATGTTGGATAATATAA is a window of Virgibacillus ihumii DNA encoding:
- a CDS encoding pLS20_p028 family conjugation system transmembrane protein yields the protein MGDGNKEALKQLYEDLAAILDIYSGWLYDNLIRNIGWGIIQLLVWINDWIEGVADTVVSLGGLYDSPAMQQFMEKMQPLALALFVVSVTVLGFLFMLNKIEKRNEVAMNILVAVSMILVIPSLMGMMDDLLNVGLNELDESGTLSDDVLKRNIADVKYYVDSGFNYASGLDKDKMAGNENLLPHPPHPKSKEIGTTNYTYGNELENPETIEVNEKLNVYEDDGWFPWTTKPWVKELKRKSDNGGLGYDFLTKKLISTGDGGTRVVQLRKNTVPATNLGQQSYYRYHINWFIIIATLSVTAFALAITVIKIGRAMFDLAYHQLHGMFTAATDLTGGQRLKKVLTEIVSTFAVIFVMMVLLQMFIFYAQWANNMERHIGIVGVILLLIAGAWALIDAPDIIQRTMGIDAGLRSGYQAMMGGYAAGKMVGAGGKTAGAAAGKVVKTGGKTAGGATAGAVGASRGLKRNDHIKPIPSKDADPQYSPKGEGSFSTTAVGGDASNIPISIPKTDHSNPSPTASGSDGRHNQVLSPEQPDKKSGYLYPKDHKKHTLIGGSKPVQRGSHFMRRAHNTGYDVGEKVSDIRARIDKVRQGHNNEKGNDES
- a CDS encoding DUF5592 family protein: MKYEIPKEIKAKPKILGLEMRELVIILISSLLLLTILRDLVHSVFMIPYIVVAVIGMIYLFLPSGQNPDKRVYESMMLWFRNKKGVYHAIDHHKNQNIATHEEVQSTRRSDV
- a CDS encoding VirB4 family type IV secretion system protein; its protein translation is MFTKQKAATEEKQSKKPVLDKAFLAAIQPQGGVSYKDKYMKKGDGYEACIHVWEYPQKVDVLWMDELMSMYDVTVVSDIATMNQEDTVNAINKSMMEQDVRHRTAKHESDRMDAQRGYTEMEGLYEQISKAGEVIKLMHIRLYVASPTIWELEQKVNRTMSKLKSMGFKGQIFLNESFWEWQSMFLPYERQLAFPNKREGKGMSALTLASGLPYHFSELNDERGSYFGTSFTGGNVLFDLFHRDKMRRFYNAVVVGKMGAGKSTTLKKLLTDNAARGDFIRGFEMTGEFNTLVKNQGGHIVSLDGSDGIINILQIFRSDRTDEEQDENDTPISRDMPAKEALSFEEYERLCFMQHISKVAKFYEFMASNPETGETPSTEELDEFKKVLRQFYQSLGFMGKLKTTGVTTLQNDEYPIFGEFLTFLRKQLYEDVKDDGNETQRNIRNELSPYRVKRLETIELTVDNMVNTYEALFNGHTSLPDITNEQIIFFSIRNLRKFEKNVFQAQMFNALNLIWDNLIQIGAPQKQKMYHDDTFSEDDITRFLIMIDEAHRLVNPENMLAVSYLTDFAREARKFFGGLILASQSIRDFVPDHSDTAAVTKIRTLFELTQYKFIMQQDSNTLDSLRAIFEGQLTESELDYVPQLQQGECVLSISGVGNLMFSIEASEQELQLFEGGL
- a CDS encoding peptidoglycan DD-metalloendopeptidase family protein, which codes for MKQLWNAAKSIAKKKIMLWVLSFISANALTILIGIFLMTILLAIIGGVSGSVDHQKSAQASGTAQFICSPAGEINMKKWNSIFQNKKRSGALKGYGDEIVKLSKKRGIDPVLFAAIAMHETAWGESHAVKAYNNPGGLMNPNGSGLLQFDTMQEGLESMALTLHNRIIVDGLVTIEQLGSVYAPIGAANDPNNLNAHWVPTTKEIVKKFGGLTKNCKPATEVDMKIIGNKSWLSPHTKNITSGFGYRSCYGCSSFHGGLDVASAGIRGTPITAFADGKVIVSEASGTTFRSSESNLGSGYGWHMKIKHDNGMVTHYAHMKEKGVPVGTKVEAGDVIGRVGSTGSSTGAHLHFEIIINGEKVNPMQYIKPFLTGGAST